One segment of Cetobacterium sp. NK01 DNA contains the following:
- a CDS encoding NADH-dependent [FeFe] hydrogenase, group A6 — MKNVIVIIDGKEVEALAGTTILEAAKTAGIRIPSLCYMNIPEIGFKNDCASCRICVVEVVGRKNLVPACATPVSPGMIINTNTMEVLEKRRNVLELMLSNHPTDCLICAKNGKCDLQTLAMEFGIRDIRFKGKIFEYRREVSPSIVRDLDKCIMCRRCENMCNNIQKCQVLSAINRGFKSVVSTAFESDLDKTNCTFCGQCVAVCPVGALYEKDYTWELIKDIANPRKRVTVQVAPAVRVAIGEEFGFEPGTDVTGKLVSALKKLGFDDVFDTDYAADLTIMEEAAEFKQRLEKYLNGDKNVKLPILTSCCPAWVNFIEHHYPEMLDIPSSAKSPQQMFGAVLKNIWGPARGIKRDEIINVSIMPCLAKKYESSRPEFFTDGVPDVDYSISTRELAHLLKQSNIDLNKMEESEFDNPLGYSTGAAVIFGRTGGVIEAATRTLYEWMTNETLEEVDFKSMRGMEGIKISEVKVGDTLVKIGIANGLSAARDILDKVKSGEEFFHAIEIMACKGGCVGGGGQPYHHGNFEKVVKRAEGLQSIDNGKTFRKSHENPYIQSLYEKYLEQPLSSEAHRILHTKYYAKKN, encoded by the coding sequence ATGAAAAATGTTATTGTTATAATAGATGGTAAAGAGGTCGAAGCTTTAGCAGGAACAACGATATTAGAAGCAGCTAAAACAGCTGGAATAAGAATACCTAGCTTATGTTACATGAATATTCCAGAAATTGGATTTAAAAATGACTGTGCATCATGTAGAATATGTGTAGTAGAGGTAGTGGGACGAAAAAATTTAGTGCCAGCTTGTGCTACTCCAGTATCTCCTGGAATGATAATAAATACAAATACTATGGAAGTTTTAGAAAAAAGAAGAAATGTGTTAGAACTAATGTTATCAAATCATCCAACAGACTGCCTAATATGTGCAAAGAATGGAAAATGTGATTTACAGACATTAGCAATGGAATTTGGAATTAGAGATATAAGATTTAAAGGTAAAATATTCGAGTATAGAAGAGAGGTTTCTCCCTCTATAGTTAGAGATTTAGATAAATGTATAATGTGTAGAAGATGTGAAAATATGTGTAATAACATTCAAAAATGTCAAGTTTTATCAGCTATTAATAGGGGATTTAAATCAGTTGTATCCACAGCTTTTGAATCAGATTTGGATAAAACAAATTGTACATTCTGTGGGCAATGCGTTGCAGTTTGTCCAGTAGGAGCTCTTTATGAAAAAGATTATACTTGGGAACTTATAAAAGATATAGCAAATCCGAGAAAAAGAGTAACAGTTCAAGTTGCTCCTGCAGTTAGAGTTGCTATAGGTGAAGAGTTCGGGTTTGAACCAGGAACAGATGTTACTGGAAAATTAGTTTCAGCATTAAAAAAATTAGGATTTGATGATGTTTTTGACACAGATTATGCAGCTGATTTAACTATAATGGAAGAGGCTGCTGAATTTAAACAAAGATTAGAGAAATATTTAAATGGAGATAAAAATGTCAAGTTACCAATATTAACATCATGTTGTCCTGCATGGGTTAATTTTATAGAACATCATTATCCTGAGATGCTTGATATCCCGTCTTCAGCTAAGTCACCTCAACAAATGTTTGGAGCAGTACTTAAAAATATATGGGGACCAGCAAGGGGTATAAAAAGAGATGAGATAATAAATGTATCAATAATGCCTTGTTTGGCAAAAAAATATGAGTCATCAAGACCTGAATTTTTTACTGATGGAGTTCCAGATGTTGATTATTCTATATCAACAAGAGAGTTAGCTCATCTTTTAAAGCAATCAAATATAGATCTGAATAAAATGGAAGAATCAGAGTTTGACAATCCTTTGGGATACTCAACTGGAGCAGCAGTAATTTTTGGTAGAACAGGTGGAGTAATTGAAGCTGCAACGAGAACTCTCTATGAATGGATGACAAATGAAACTCTTGAAGAAGTAGATTTTAAATCTATGAGAGGTATGGAAGGAATAAAAATAAGTGAAGTAAAAGTTGGCGATACGCTTGTAAAAATAGGAATAGCTAATGGTTTATCAGCAGCGAGAGATATATTAGATAAAGTTAAATCTGGAGAAGAGTTCTTCCATGCAATTGAAATAATGGCTTGCAAAGGAGGATGCGTAGGAGGAGGGGGACAACCTTACCATCATGGAAATTTTGAAAAAGTAGTCAAAAGAGCTGAAGGATTACAAAGTATAGATAATGGAAAAACGTTTAGAAAATCACATGAAAATCCATACATTCAATCATTGTATGAAAAATATTTAGAACAGCCTTTAAGTTCAGAAGCTCATAGAATACTACACACAAAATATTACGCTAAAAAAAATTAA
- a CDS encoding M20/M25/M40 family metallo-hydrolase codes for MIKETRLVENFLDMVKISSPSKNERAMGDYLLKVLKELGLEVKEDNAGEVNGGNCGNIIGVLKASGKKKYLFSAHMDTVVPCEKIVPVIENGIIKSDGTSILGGDDKGGIASIIEMLRVIKENNLEHPEIIVVFSMGEEIGLLGSKSFDIENYGVDYGFILDSSGKPGKIITKAPSAARGKITIIGKPAHAGISPESGINALTVAAHAITKIKLGRIDAETTSNIGVVNGGQATNIVMPSVELDYEARSLSNDKLENLLAETFEIFEKTCDEFGAKLENNVQVEYPGFSLDDKEDVVKIVKIACEKVGIESETASSGGGSDTNIYNSKGVPSVNLAVGMTKVHTLEEYIEIKDLVNLSKILVEIVKG; via the coding sequence ATGATAAAAGAAACTAGATTAGTAGAAAATTTTTTAGATATGGTAAAGATTTCATCTCCTTCAAAAAATGAGAGAGCTATGGGAGATTATTTATTAAAAGTTCTTAAAGAGTTAGGGTTAGAAGTAAAAGAGGACAACGCAGGAGAGGTTAACGGTGGAAACTGTGGAAATATAATTGGAGTTTTAAAAGCTTCTGGAAAGAAGAAATATCTATTTAGTGCACACATGGATACTGTAGTACCATGTGAAAAAATAGTTCCTGTAATAGAAAATGGGATTATAAAATCAGATGGAACATCTATATTAGGTGGAGACGACAAAGGTGGAATTGCATCTATTATAGAGATGTTAAGAGTTATAAAAGAAAATAATCTAGAGCATCCAGAAATTATAGTGGTATTTTCTATGGGAGAGGAAATTGGATTATTAGGTTCAAAATCATTTGATATTGAAAACTATGGCGTAGATTATGGATTCATTCTTGATTCAAGTGGAAAACCAGGAAAAATAATTACAAAAGCTCCATCAGCAGCAAGAGGAAAAATAACTATAATAGGAAAACCAGCTCATGCAGGAATATCTCCTGAAAGTGGAATAAATGCTTTAACAGTTGCTGCTCATGCAATAACAAAGATAAAGCTAGGAAGAATAGATGCAGAGACAACATCTAATATAGGAGTTGTAAATGGAGGTCAAGCGACTAATATTGTTATGCCATCAGTTGAATTAGATTATGAGGCAAGAAGTCTTTCAAATGATAAATTAGAAAATTTATTAGCAGAGACATTTGAAATATTTGAAAAAACATGTGATGAATTTGGAGCTAAATTAGAAAATAATGTTCAGGTTGAATATCCAGGATTTTCATTAGATGATAAAGAGGATGTCGTAAAGATTGTAAAAATAGCTTGTGAAAAAGTAGGAATAGAAAGTGAAACAGCATCATCTGGTGGAGGAAGTGATACTAATATCTACAATAGTAAAGGGGTTCCTAGTGTAAACCTAGCTGTAGGAATGACTAAGGTTCATACTTTAGAGGAGTATATTGAGATAAAAGATTTAGTAAATCTATCAAAAATATTAGTTGAAATTGTAAAAGGTTAA
- the mreC gene encoding rod shape-determining protein MreC, whose translation MKIGKKKGKVLNILYIFIILMVVAFFAKDVFNYTMTGIEEVLLPLQSKIYFLGKKAKESTESVINYKELINENNKLKYTIAEKSLVEQKNQRLLEENDRLRELLDMKDRFKFKFKVGKISFQQTREMFESFAINIGEIEGIKKNMPVLYNESLIGKVEKVFKNYSVVQMITFQDSVVSANAGENTVGIVKGNRSDELIFEPVSFHEAQLKVGDKVYTSGISDIYPKDLYIGEICEVRKKYEDNVEYLVKLPFNITDMNEIIVLTEVDR comes from the coding sequence ATGAAGATAGGAAAGAAAAAAGGTAAGGTACTAAATATATTATATATTTTTATAATTTTAATGGTTGTAGCTTTTTTTGCGAAGGATGTATTTAACTACACAATGACTGGAATTGAAGAGGTTTTACTACCTCTTCAATCTAAAATTTATTTTTTAGGGAAAAAAGCAAAGGAAAGTACAGAAAGTGTTATAAATTATAAAGAGTTAATAAATGAAAATAACAAACTAAAATATACAATAGCTGAAAAATCTTTAGTTGAGCAAAAAAATCAAAGATTATTGGAAGAAAATGATCGTTTGAGAGAGCTATTAGATATGAAAGATCGTTTCAAATTTAAATTTAAAGTAGGTAAGATTAGTTTTCAACAAACTAGAGAGATGTTTGAAAGTTTTGCTATAAATATAGGTGAAATTGAGGGTATAAAAAAAAATATGCCAGTTCTATATAATGAATCACTAATAGGTAAAGTAGAAAAGGTATTTAAAAATTATTCTGTAGTTCAAATGATAACATTTCAAGACTCTGTAGTTAGTGCAAATGCAGGAGAAAATACAGTTGGAATTGTGAAAGGAAATAGAAGTGATGAATTAATATTTGAACCAGTTTCTTTTCATGAAGCTCAATTGAAAGTAGGGGATAAAGTTTATACTTCAGGGATTAGTGATATTTATCCAAAGGATCTTTATATTGGAGAGATATGTGAAGTAAGAAAAAAATATGAGGATAATGTGGAATATTTAGTTAAATTACCATTTAATATAACGGATATGAACGAAATTATAGTTCTCACAGAGGTGGATAGATGA
- a CDS encoding LolA family protein yields the protein MIKKIFLFLVIGTSILASSKRISDIKDIYSTVKETVYLNGDKKEKEYKIEYISPDYLRKEVVAPNVNKGEIFQYENGKSLVYIPLFDEVSQNNSEDVSNFLSIIKDLKNKDQNDKKFIDNYYLKKVKELKYKDNYKIKIKEYKKVDGYLLPIKMEIFEKESKVADLDLKDTKVNSDLKRKELKK from the coding sequence ATGATAAAAAAAATATTTCTTTTTTTAGTAATAGGAACATCAATTTTAGCATCGTCTAAAAGAATTTCAGATATAAAAGATATTTATTCAACAGTTAAAGAAACTGTGTACTTAAATGGAGATAAAAAAGAAAAAGAGTATAAAATAGAATATATTTCTCCAGACTATCTTAGAAAAGAAGTGGTTGCACCAAATGTAAATAAAGGAGAAATTTTTCAATATGAAAATGGTAAGTCCTTAGTTTATATTCCTTTATTTGATGAGGTCTCACAAAATAATAGTGAAGATGTGAGTAATTTTTTATCAATTATAAAAGATTTGAAAAATAAAGATCAAAATGATAAAAAATTTATAGATAACTATTATTTGAAAAAAGTGAAAGAATTAAAATATAAAGATAATTATAAAATAAAAATAAAAGAATATAAAAAAGTTGATGGTTATTTACTTCCTATAAAAATGGAGATATTTGAAAAAGAAAGTAAAGTAGCCGACTTAGACTTAAAAGATACAAAAGTTAATAGTGACCTTAAAAGAAAGGAACTGAAAAAATGA
- the recO gene encoding DNA repair protein RecO, which translates to MKFIKTKGLIIKKVDFGEGDRIITIFSESFGKIDLLVKGIRKSKKRDQSSVDLLTLSNFTFYKKGDNFILNTIDSIDFFYDLKKDIEKLEITSYILSIINELVLPGERKKEFFQRIEKALYFIIKNDTNKNFLMILKMLNWIIKNEGYRIDISGEKYFNISESVITDLGDSKVIPLKKELFEVLSNIEERVLIYQMEIKLDILVDAITLYEKYINYHLDTKLNLKKHLFGGYSC; encoded by the coding sequence ATGAAATTTATAAAAACTAAAGGATTGATAATAAAAAAGGTAGATTTTGGAGAAGGAGATAGAATAATAACTATTTTTTCTGAAAGTTTTGGAAAAATTGATCTTTTAGTTAAGGGAATTAGAAAAAGTAAAAAAAGAGACCAGAGTTCGGTAGATTTATTGACTCTATCAAATTTTACATTTTATAAAAAAGGTGATAATTTTATACTTAATACAATAGATTCGATAGATTTTTTTTATGATTTAAAAAAAGATATAGAAAAATTAGAAATAACATCTTATATTCTTTCTATTATTAATGAGTTAGTCTTGCCAGGAGAGAGGAAAAAAGAGTTTTTTCAACGAATAGAAAAAGCTTTGTATTTTATTATAAAAAATGATACAAATAAAAATTTTCTTATGATTTTAAAAATGCTGAATTGGATTATAAAAAATGAAGGTTACAGAATTGATATATCAGGAGAAAAATATTTTAATATATCTGAATCTGTAATAACAGATTTAGGAGATTCTAAAGTTATCCCTTTAAAAAAAGAGTTGTTTGAAGTGTTGTCAAATATAGAGGAGAGGGTATTGATATATCAAATGGAAATAAAATTAGATATTTTAGTTGATGCCATTACTCTTTATGAAAAATATATAAACTATCATTTAGATACGAAATTAAATCTAAAGAAACATTTATTTGGAGGTTACTCATGTTAA
- a CDS encoding PTS sugar transporter subunit IIA, with translation MLNIVKITDYMSEELILLNLKAKNKDEALKELSALIGKSEKIEKKDVIYKALLERENLGSTGIGKGVAIPHAKTDAAQSLTIAFGISREGVDFKSLDQEKVKIFFVFASPFKDSQIYLKVLARISRLIRDENFREKLLNCENAKEILECIDKEEAL, from the coding sequence ATGTTAAACATAGTTAAAATAACTGATTATATGTCAGAAGAACTAATATTACTTAATCTAAAAGCAAAAAATAAAGATGAAGCTTTAAAAGAATTATCAGCTTTAATAGGTAAGTCAGAAAAAATAGAAAAAAAAGATGTTATTTATAAAGCTCTTTTAGAAAGGGAAAATTTAGGAAGTACAGGAATAGGGAAGGGAGTAGCAATACCACATGCAAAAACTGATGCTGCTCAAAGTTTAACAATAGCTTTTGGAATAAGTAGAGAAGGAGTAGATTTTAAATCTTTAGATCAAGAAAAAGTAAAAATATTTTTTGTATTTGCATCACCATTTAAAGATAGTCAAATTTATTTAAAAGTACTGGCAAGAATTTCAAGGTTAATAAGAGATGAAAATTTTAGAGAGAAGCTTTTAAATTGTGAAAATGCAAAAGAAATATTAGAGTGTATAGACAAAGAGGAAGCTTTATAG
- the nrdR gene encoding transcriptional regulator NrdR, with product MRCPFCNSEDTKVIDSRAFSENNSIKRRRECNSCERRFTTYERIEENPIYVVKKNKSREKFNKEKLLRGLERATNKRNISRDDLEKFIADVEKIIQNTLKNEITTQELGEIVLEKLKDLDEVAYVRFASVYKEFDDIKSFIDIVEDIKKDKKI from the coding sequence ATGAGATGTCCATTTTGTAATAGTGAAGACACAAAAGTAATAGATAGTAGAGCATTTTCAGAAAATAACTCAATAAAAAGAAGAAGAGAGTGTAATAGTTGTGAAAGAAGATTCACAACATATGAAAGAATAGAAGAAAATCCAATTTATGTTGTGAAAAAAAATAAAAGTAGAGAAAAATTTAATAAAGAAAAACTACTTAGAGGGTTAGAAAGAGCAACTAATAAAAGAAATATAAGTAGAGATGATTTAGAGAAATTTATTGCTGATGTGGAGAAAATAATACAAAACACTTTAAAAAATGAGATAACAACACAAGAATTAGGGGAGATTGTACTAGAGAAATTAAAGGATTTAGATGAAGTTGCATATGTTAGGTTTGCATCTGTATATAAAGAATTTGATGATATAAAATCTTTTATCGATATTGTTGAAGATATTAAAAAGGATAAAAAAATATGA
- the aroQ gene encoding type II 3-dehydroquinate dehydratase produces MKILIINGPNLNFLGKREPEIYGSKTLEMINNEIELFGKKCKMEIEFFQSNHEGFIIDRIQQAYDKIDYLIINPGALTHYGIGIRDAILSTNLKTIEVHLSNVYSREEFRHKSVISDICIGKITGFGSEGYKMALQYLSSLKK; encoded by the coding sequence ATGAAAATTTTAATAATAAATGGACCAAATTTAAATTTTTTAGGTAAGAGAGAACCTGAGATATATGGAAGTAAAACTTTAGAAATGATAAATAATGAAATTGAATTATTTGGAAAAAAATGTAAAATGGAGATAGAATTTTTTCAATCTAATCATGAAGGATTTATAATCGATCGAATACAACAGGCTTATGATAAAATTGATTATTTAATAATTAATCCAGGAGCATTGACACATTATGGAATTGGAATAAGGGATGCAATTTTGTCAACTAACTTAAAAACCATAGAGGTTCATTTATCAAATGTATACTCTAGAGAAGAGTTTAGACATAAATCTGTAATATCAGATATATGCATAGGGAAAATTACTGGATTCGGTTCAGAAGGCTATAAAATGGCTCTTCAATATTTAAGTAGTTTAAAAAAATAG
- the fmt gene encoding methionyl-tRNA formyltransferase, whose amino-acid sequence MRILFMGTPEFAVPSLDTLRKKHNIIGIFTKVDKPNTRGKKVKYTPVKEYALENNIPIYQPNSLKTEDTFNLIKELNPDLIVVVAYGKIIPNNIIEFPKFGIINVHSSLLPKFRGAAPINAAIIAGEKESGVTIMDIAEELDAGDIILKGTTPIYEEDTFLTLHDRLKIIGAEKLDEAVDQIEAGTAKREVQKHEEATFVKPYKKIDCLIDWNKTKEEIFNFVRGMNPFPTAYTHHNEKVLKVYGVEKLDKIYENGENGEIVDSIKGKGFVVKVNNGSVILTEIKPENKKSISGKDSINGNLFKIGEVLK is encoded by the coding sequence ATGAGAATTTTATTTATGGGAACTCCAGAGTTTGCAGTTCCATCATTAGATACTTTAAGAAAAAAACATAATATTATAGGTATATTTACAAAAGTAGATAAACCAAATACGAGAGGAAAAAAAGTAAAATATACACCAGTAAAGGAATATGCTTTAGAAAATAATATACCTATATATCAACCTAATTCTTTGAAAACTGAGGATACGTTTAATTTAATAAAGGAATTAAATCCAGATTTAATAGTAGTAGTAGCTTATGGAAAAATAATTCCAAATAATATAATAGAATTTCCAAAGTTTGGAATAATAAATGTACACTCTTCGTTACTTCCAAAATTTAGAGGAGCAGCGCCAATAAATGCAGCTATAATAGCTGGTGAAAAAGAAAGCGGTGTTACAATAATGGATATAGCAGAGGAGCTTGATGCAGGGGATATAATTTTAAAAGGAACAACACCAATTTATGAAGAAGATACGTTCTTAACATTACATGATAGATTAAAAATTATTGGTGCAGAAAAATTAGATGAGGCAGTTGACCAAATAGAAGCTGGAACAGCTAAAAGAGAAGTTCAGAAACATGAAGAAGCAACATTTGTTAAACCTTATAAAAAAATAGATTGTTTAATTGATTGGAATAAAACAAAAGAAGAAATTTTTAATTTTGTAAGAGGAATGAATCCTTTTCCAACAGCTTATACTCATCATAATGAGAAAGTTTTAAAAGTTTATGGTGTAGAGAAACTTGATAAAATCTATGAAAATGGGGAAAATGGAGAGATTGTAGATTCTATAAAAGGAAAAGGATTTGTAGTTAAGGTTAATAATGGAAGTGTTATTTTAACTGAGATTAAGCCAGAGAATAAAAAAAGCATATCTGGAAAAGACAGTATAAATGGAAACCTATTCAAAATAGGTGAAGTTTTAAAATAA
- a CDS encoding redox-sensing transcriptional repressor Rex, whose protein sequence is MIKTSEKKEKISKKTIQRLTMYLKCLEKFSPDDYISSEEMGVLLGVTAAQIRKDFSNFIMDLDSCIGIRGKGYNVKCLYEMIEDILGINKQNNVIIVGAGKLGNAILLEGDIEKPRFNIVGIFDITKSRIGKEYKGIKISSVSDIPKIASEQKIDMAIITENKSIAQQVTDIVTQSGIKAILNLTSLEIKVPRDVVIEHIDLNRKLQELNYWKEKAE, encoded by the coding sequence ATGATAAAAACTTCAGAAAAAAAAGAAAAGATTTCAAAAAAAACTATACAAAGATTGACAATGTATTTAAAATGCTTAGAAAAGTTTTCACCAGATGATTATATTTCATCTGAAGAAATGGGAGTTTTGTTAGGAGTAACAGCAGCTCAAATAAGAAAGGACTTTTCTAACTTTATAATGGATTTAGATTCTTGTATAGGAATAAGGGGTAAAGGGTATAACGTAAAGTGTCTTTACGAAATGATTGAAGATATATTGGGAATAAATAAACAAAACAATGTAATAATTGTTGGAGCAGGAAAATTGGGAAATGCTATTTTACTAGAAGGAGATATAGAAAAACCAAGATTTAATATTGTTGGAATTTTTGATATAACAAAAAGTAGAATTGGAAAAGAATATAAAGGAATAAAAATTAGTAGTGTAAGTGATATTCCTAAAATAGCTTCTGAGCAAAAGATAGATATGGCTATAATAACAGAAAATAAATCTATTGCTCAGCAAGTTACAGATATAGTTACACAATCTGGAATTAAAGCAATATTAAATTTAACTTCTCTAGAAATTAAAGTACCAAGAGATGTTGTTATAGAACATATAGATTTAAATAGAAAGCTCCAAGAGTTAAATTATTGGAAAGAAAAGGCGGAATAG
- the folD gene encoding bifunctional methylenetetrahydrofolate dehydrogenase/methenyltetrahydrofolate cyclohydrolase FolD, whose translation MKILDGKYVSQKVRDLIKKEIIEIKETKGKVPGLAVIQAGDNLASKIYVNSKIKQCAEVGIESKNFIMPSDVTEKELLEKIEELNKDETIDGILVQLPLPDHIDTPKVIEAIDISKDVDGFKPENLGKVVLGDETALISCTPAGILRLFEEYEIELEGKDVVVIGRSNIVGKPMTALLINEGATVTVCNSKTKNLADKTKNADVVIVAIGKGNFLKGDMIKNDAIIIDVGINRDKDNKICGDVDFESVKSKVSYITPVPGGVGPMTIAMLLNNTLKAFKIGKKI comes from the coding sequence ATGAAAATTTTAGATGGTAAATATGTATCTCAAAAGGTAAGAGATTTAATAAAGAAAGAGATAATTGAGATAAAAGAAACTAAGGGAAAAGTACCAGGATTAGCAGTAATACAGGCAGGAGATAATTTAGCATCTAAAATTTATGTAAATTCTAAAATAAAACAATGTGCAGAGGTAGGAATAGAATCAAAAAACTTTATTATGCCAAGTGATGTTACAGAAAAAGAACTTTTAGAAAAAATAGAAGAATTAAATAAAGATGAAACAATAGATGGAATTTTAGTTCAATTGCCATTACCAGATCATATAGATACGCCCAAAGTTATTGAAGCTATTGATATAAGTAAAGATGTAGATGGTTTCAAACCTGAAAATTTAGGAAAAGTAGTTTTAGGAGATGAGACAGCTTTGATTTCATGTACACCAGCAGGTATTTTAAGATTATTTGAAGAATATGAAATCGAATTAGAAGGAAAAGATGTTGTTGTTATAGGAAGAAGTAATATTGTTGGAAAACCGATGACAGCACTTTTAATAAATGAAGGAGCAACAGTAACTGTTTGTAATAGTAAAACAAAAAATCTTGCAGATAAAACAAAAAATGCGGATGTTGTAATAGTAGCTATAGGAAAAGGAAACTTTTTAAAAGGTGATATGATAAAAAATGATGCTATTATAATTGATGTTGGAATAAATAGAGATAAAGATAATAAAATTTGCGGAGATGTAGACTTTGAATCTGTAAAGAGCAAAGTATCATATATAACACCTGTTCCAGGGGGAGTAGGGCCTATGACTATTGCAATGTTACTTAACAATACATTAAAAGCATTTAAAATTGGAAAAAAAATATAG
- a CDS encoding ACT domain-containing protein, with amino-acid sequence MEKKEFYIVDKRILPNSIQSVIKVNEIVQAEKISKYEAIKRVGISRSTYYKYKDYIKPFFEGGKEKVFSIHLSLVDKPGILARVLDIIAGEQMNILTIVQNIAIDGVSRVTISIQTTENLLRKIEEMLEKISSLDSVKELRVIGSN; translated from the coding sequence ATGGAGAAAAAAGAGTTTTACATTGTAGATAAAAGGATATTACCAAATTCTATTCAGAGTGTTATAAAGGTAAATGAAATAGTTCAAGCTGAAAAAATTTCAAAATATGAAGCTATAAAAAGAGTTGGAATAAGCAGAAGTACTTATTATAAATATAAAGATTATATAAAACCATTTTTTGAAGGTGGAAAAGAAAAGGTATTTAGTATTCACTTATCATTAGTAGATAAACCAGGAATTTTAGCAAGAGTTTTAGATATTATAGCTGGGGAACAAATGAATATCTTAACAATTGTTCAAAATATAGCTATAGATGGTGTAAGTAGAGTAACGATATCAATTCAAACAACAGAAAATTTACTTAGAAAAATAGAAGAGATGTTAGAAAAAATAAGTTCTTTAGATTCTGTAAAAGAGCTGAGAGTAATAGGTAGTAACTAA
- the accB gene encoding acetyl-CoA carboxylase biotin carboxyl carrier protein: MKLDLESIKKLAKNIDEHNLSEITVEVNGTKLTMKKEEIKQETVTTNIKYMEQPAAISKDITIEKTESSAEDVIEGQEIISPMVGTYYSAPSPDSDDFVKVGDKIEVGDTVCIVEAMKMMNEVKSPISGTIVALKSENGKAVKKGDVLFLVK; encoded by the coding sequence ATGAAATTAGATTTAGAAAGCATAAAAAAATTAGCAAAAAATATAGATGAGCATAATTTATCAGAAATAACTGTAGAAGTTAATGGAACTAAATTAACAATGAAAAAAGAAGAGATCAAGCAAGAAACAGTGACAACAAATATAAAATATATGGAACAACCTGCAGCAATAAGTAAAGATATAACAATAGAAAAAACAGAAAGCTCAGCTGAAGATGTAATAGAAGGACAAGAGATTATATCACCAATGGTTGGAACATATTATTCGGCACCATCTCCAGATTCAGATGATTTTGTTAAAGTTGGAGATAAAATAGAGGTAGGAGATACTGTTTGTATAGTTGAAGCTATGAAGATGATGAATGAAGTTAAATCTCCAATATCAGGAACAATTGTAGCATTAAAATCTGAAAATGGAAAAGCAGTGAAAAAAGGAGACGTATTATTTTTAGTAAAATAG